In a genomic window of Telopea speciosissima isolate NSW1024214 ecotype Mountain lineage chromosome 5, Tspe_v1, whole genome shotgun sequence:
- the LOC122662690 gene encoding uncharacterized protein LOC122662690: protein MLPALRAVRTHHPSSVPLPLSTSSGQKTFGIRFQRAEYSVSTQPENQNNMDKTHEHHEKTKEVMSDSFGEGYATRSDEEGFGGIYSGNQQLKPKTNKEQEIGHENHPSGYDKTQGSEVREKEKGRHQTHIA from the exons ATGCTTCCTGCACTTCGAGCAGTTCGCACGCACCACCCATCTTCAGTTCCATTACCATTATCAACTTCTTCAGGTCAAAAGACCTTCGGCATCAGATTCCAACGAGCAGAGTACTCTGTATCGACCCAACCGGAAAACCAGAACAACATGGACAAGACCCATGAACACCATGAGAAAACCAa GGAGGTGATGTCTGATTCATTTGGAGAAGGGTATGCAACTCGATCTGATGAAGAAGGCTTTGGAGGGATTTATAGTGGAAACCAGCAGTTAAAGCCCAAGACCAACAAAGAGCAAGAGATTGGCCATGAAAATCACCCATCag GGTATGATAAGACACAAGGAAGTGaagtaagagagaaagagaaaggaaggcaTCAGACCCATATTGCATAA